A genomic stretch from Methanomassiliicoccales archaeon includes:
- a CDS encoding DUF835 domain-containing protein — protein MLIEAGIPDAKIVERMSGGEGVLSNIIDKIKKEFFSGYVKVSLQLPQNESEGVIFFDAGEPIGALYVDKRRQNNAEQIYAGERALKFIFEDSQHINAIVSLHTGLDPRAMLKRFEGAEIKGLQLVSSFSIPSPSKPIDLGVLADDTSAVAKKIEKWAREGFNVSQILNIYLDDPERASKILPYFEANIERVKALVERLRFLKRAGIERDIDSILRKAMNPERIAEVEMEFDLLVKKLERSEKERLAEKEIRLDIERKKQNERIDHVYDLILQYHRMRALGVEKRARCPKCGEALDRDGFCSKCNEFVPQRPRYGRAINTRYTFSRFVVGHGNRFAEAAAKAVASNPGTAYNPLFIYSRSGLGKTHLLHAIGNEIVEKHRNLLVIYTSMEKFETELIEAISSNKLDEFRKAYSGADVLLIDDVQFIAGRERTQEELFQIFNDLLESERQIVLACDRLPKEIPSVSDRLLTRFESSLIADIQPPDYETRVAILEKKVREEKIIVPREVLEFIADVCKDNVRQLEGGLNRIVAFSSLMRTEIDLELAKEVLSHETEWMRVKEFKFDLAGGQSYLVEEPKPEVAHRAFVTKVQEGYKGLAITRGHPRNLAGKLGQLEATIYWLTDRESAMAQTLPPSLERIMLVIEEFIRMNGKCVILLDDIQYLVSNTTFEGIVRFIRSVVDEISETPSIFIVSVNEESLNPQDRSILEREMEVLKPS, from the coding sequence TTGCTGATCGAAGCAGGAATCCCTGACGCGAAAATCGTCGAAAGAATGAGCGGTGGTGAAGGTGTTTTATCGAATATTATCGATAAAATCAAAAAAGAATTTTTTTCTGGCTATGTAAAAGTGAGCCTCCAGCTACCACAGAATGAATCAGAGGGTGTAATTTTTTTCGACGCAGGCGAACCGATAGGCGCTTTGTATGTTGACAAAAGGCGGCAAAATAATGCTGAACAGATTTATGCAGGAGAGAGGGCACTCAAGTTCATTTTCGAGGATTCGCAGCATATCAACGCAATTGTCTCTCTTCACACCGGGTTGGATCCGAGGGCGATGTTAAAAAGATTCGAAGGGGCCGAAATCAAGGGCCTCCAACTCGTGTCCTCTTTTTCGATCCCTTCACCATCGAAACCGATCGATCTAGGTGTTCTCGCTGATGATACGAGTGCGGTCGCGAAAAAAATTGAGAAATGGGCCCGCGAAGGTTTCAATGTATCCCAAATACTAAATATATATCTGGACGATCCTGAAAGAGCTTCAAAAATCCTTCCGTATTTCGAGGCGAATATCGAAAGGGTGAAGGCTCTCGTCGAGCGTCTTCGTTTTCTGAAAAGAGCAGGAATCGAAAGGGACATCGACTCGATCCTTCGAAAAGCGATGAATCCCGAACGAATTGCCGAGGTTGAAATGGAATTCGATCTCCTTGTGAAAAAATTAGAGAGATCGGAAAAGGAAAGGCTTGCGGAGAAAGAGATCCGCCTTGATATTGAAAGAAAAAAACAGAATGAGCGGATCGATCACGTCTATGATCTCATTCTCCAATATCATAGGATGAGGGCTCTTGGTGTAGAGAAAAGAGCGAGATGTCCGAAATGCGGCGAAGCTTTGGACCGCGATGGTTTCTGCTCAAAATGCAACGAATTTGTGCCTCAGAGACCTCGATATGGGAGGGCGATCAACACCCGATACACCTTCTCGCGGTTTGTTGTTGGTCATGGCAACAGATTTGCCGAGGCCGCGGCGAAAGCCGTCGCGAGCAACCCAGGAACCGCATACAATCCTCTTTTCATTTACAGTAGATCCGGACTCGGCAAAACTCACCTCCTGCATGCGATCGGCAACGAAATCGTTGAAAAACATCGGAACCTCTTGGTGATTTACACATCGATGGAAAAATTCGAAACAGAGCTCATCGAGGCAATATCATCAAATAAACTGGATGAATTTCGCAAAGCCTACTCGGGCGCGGACGTGCTTTTGATCGACGACGTACAATTCATCGCTGGTAGAGAGCGGACGCAAGAAGAGTTATTCCAGATCTTTAATGATCTCCTGGAGAGTGAAAGGCAGATTGTGCTCGCCTGCGACCGGTTGCCGAAGGAAATCCCGTCGGTCTCAGATAGGCTTCTGACGCGATTCGAATCTAGTCTCATTGCAGATATTCAGCCGCCCGATTACGAAACACGCGTCGCGATCCTCGAAAAAAAGGTGAGAGAAGAGAAAATCATCGTGCCGAGAGAAGTGCTTGAGTTCATCGCGGACGTCTGCAAGGACAACGTGAGACAACTCGAGGGCGGCCTGAATAGGATCGTTGCGTTCTCTTCGCTCATGCGCACTGAAATCGACCTCGAGCTTGCGAAAGAGGTGTTGAGTCATGAGACCGAATGGATGCGCGTCAAAGAGTTCAAATTTGACCTTGCTGGCGGTCAAAGTTATTTGGTCGAAGAGCCGAAACCTGAGGTTGCTCATAGAGCATTCGTTACAAAGGTCCAGGAGGGTTACAAAGGACTCGCGATCACGAGAGGGCACCCGAGAAACCTCGCTGGAAAGCTTGGACAACTCGAGGCTACGATCTACTGGCTCACCGATCGCGAGTCGGCAATGGCACAGACCTTACCGCCATCGCTTGAAAGAATCATGCTCGTGATCGAAGAGTTCATCAGAATGAATGGGAAATGCGTCATTCTTCTTGACGATATCCAGTATTTAGTCAGCAACACGACCTTCGAAGGAATCGTGAGGTTCATCAGAAGTGTCGTCGATGAGATCTCAGAAACACCTTCGATTTTTATCGTCTCGGTTAATGAAGAAAGTCTTAACCCTCAGGATAGATCGATCCTAGAAAGGGAAATGGAAGTCCTCAAGCCTTCCTGA
- the thiC gene encoding phosphomethylpyrimidine synthase ThiC, protein MVTIKDAKRGLTDEIVSVARREGVDPEFVRRGIVNGRIVIPSNPIHSPEPCGIGEGLTVKVNVNVGTSRDMPRMEDEIEKVRIALKYGTDTIMDLSTGGDIDLIRRTIIKEVRVPVGTVPIYQTGLKAARESAVVDMDEDDIFNGIIKHAKDGVDFMTIHCGVTKESVEYLRRSKRITDVVSRGGSFLVAWILHNGKENPLYENFDYLLELASEYEFTISLGDGLRPGCIHDATDVPQIQELIILGDLVRRAREKEVQVIVEGPGHVPIDQIEANVRIEKTICDGAPFYVLGPLVTDIAPGYDHISGAIGGALAAYYGADFLCYVTPAEHLSLPSVEDVKEGVIAAKLAAHAADVARGRGLERDLRMSRARKALDWEGMFREALDPEKGRMYRARGITEASEGCSMCGDVCAIKILREYLKKDGVC, encoded by the coding sequence ATGGTAACGATTAAAGATGCGAAAAGAGGACTCACAGACGAAATCGTCAGTGTCGCACGCCGTGAGGGTGTTGACCCAGAATTCGTGAGAAGGGGTATTGTAAACGGTCGGATCGTAATCCCCTCAAATCCCATTCATTCGCCAGAACCTTGCGGAATAGGCGAAGGTCTCACCGTCAAGGTCAATGTCAATGTCGGTACATCGAGGGACATGCCGCGTATGGAAGATGAGATAGAGAAAGTGAGAATCGCTCTCAAATATGGGACAGACACCATCATGGACCTGAGCACTGGCGGGGATATCGACCTCATCCGACGGACAATCATTAAAGAGGTCAGAGTCCCTGTTGGCACCGTCCCGATTTATCAAACTGGTTTGAAGGCCGCGAGGGAAAGCGCCGTTGTGGACATGGACGAGGATGATATATTCAACGGCATCATCAAGCACGCGAAGGATGGCGTTGATTTCATGACGATTCACTGTGGCGTCACAAAAGAAAGTGTTGAATATTTGAGACGCTCGAAGAGGATCACGGATGTTGTTTCGAGGGGGGGATCGTTTCTTGTTGCATGGATCTTGCACAACGGAAAGGAAAATCCCCTCTATGAGAACTTCGATTATTTACTGGAACTGGCGTCAGAATATGAATTCACGATCAGCCTAGGCGATGGACTTCGTCCCGGATGCATCCATGATGCCACAGACGTTCCGCAAATTCAGGAACTCATCATCCTCGGAGATCTTGTTAGAAGAGCGAGGGAGAAAGAAGTCCAGGTCATCGTCGAGGGCCCCGGACATGTACCGATTGACCAGATTGAGGCGAACGTGAGAATTGAAAAAACGATTTGCGATGGTGCGCCATTTTATGTGCTCGGCCCCCTTGTTACGGATATCGCACCTGGCTATGATCATATTTCAGGTGCCATCGGCGGAGCGCTCGCAGCCTACTACGGCGCAGATTTCCTCTGCTATGTCACACCAGCTGAACACCTTTCCCTTCCGAGCGTCGAAGATGTAAAAGAAGGGGTGATTGCGGCGAAGCTCGCAGCGCATGCTGCAGATGTTGCAAGGGGGAGGGGTCTGGAAAGGGATCTCAGGATGTCAAGAGCAAGGAAGGCGCTTGACTGGGAAGGGATGTTTAGGGAGGCGCTCGACCCTGAAAAGGGTAGGATGTACAGGGCGAGAGGAATTACCGAGGCGAGCGAGGGTTGCTCAATGTGTGGCGATGTTTGTGCGATCAAGATTCTGAGGGAATACCTGAAAAAGGATGGTGTTTGCTGA
- the gyrB gene encoding DNA topoisomerase (ATP-hydrolyzing) subunit B codes for MEDSSYNEDKIQVLEGLQAVRKRPGMYIGSTDSRGLHHLVFEVVDNSIDEAMAGFCTRINVTINKDGSVTVEDDGRGIPTGILPKYDRPAVEIVMTTLHAGGKFDRKSYKVSGGLHGVGLSVVNSLSEWLEVKVRREGKEHFARFERGVVVEKLRVIGDARTTGTTITFKPDPEIFEDVSFDADTLASRLMDLAFLNKNVIITFRDERTGREEKFHYEGGIVEFVQYINKTKNVLHDKPIYITGQREDVLIEAALQYTDSYSENIHTFVNNINTIEGGTHLIGFRSALTRTMNDYARKYNFLKEGDESLSGDDVREGLTAILSIKMPEPQFEGQTKTKLGNSEIRGLVDSMIYEKLYQFLEENPKVAEACIKRAILAAQAREAARKARELTRRKGFFESTSLPGKLADCTEKDPAKSELFIVEGDSAGGSAKQGRNREFQAVLPLRGKILNVEKARMDKILKNVEVRNLITALGTGIKEDFDISKARYHKIIIMTDADVDGAHIRTLLLTLFFRYMRPLIENGYIYIAQPPLYRISKGNAEIYAYTERERINAVERLGKGVSIQRYKGLGEMNPKQLWETTMNPETRVMKMVTIEDARRADLLFNILMGDAVLPRREFISAHAKEVENLDV; via the coding sequence ATGGAAGACTCAAGTTATAACGAAGACAAGATTCAGGTCCTCGAAGGCCTGCAAGCGGTTCGAAAGAGACCGGGCATGTATATCGGGAGCACAGATAGTAGAGGGCTCCATCATCTCGTCTTCGAAGTCGTCGATAACAGTATCGACGAGGCGATGGCCGGTTTTTGCACACGAATCAATGTGACGATTAACAAGGACGGGAGTGTCACTGTTGAAGACGATGGCCGGGGCATTCCGACTGGCATTTTGCCGAAATATGATCGTCCAGCCGTCGAAATTGTGATGACAACCCTTCACGCTGGCGGGAAGTTTGACAGGAAGAGTTACAAGGTCTCTGGAGGACTTCATGGTGTCGGTCTCTCCGTCGTCAACAGCCTGTCGGAATGGCTCGAGGTTAAAGTCAGAAGAGAAGGAAAGGAACATTTCGCGCGGTTCGAAAGAGGTGTCGTTGTTGAGAAGCTACGCGTAATCGGAGATGCGCGCACAACGGGCACGACAATTACATTCAAACCAGATCCAGAGATCTTCGAGGATGTTAGCTTTGATGCTGACACATTGGCAAGCAGGTTGATGGATCTTGCCTTCCTGAACAAGAATGTCATCATCACATTCAGAGACGAAAGAACAGGGAGAGAAGAAAAATTCCATTATGAAGGGGGCATCGTGGAATTTGTTCAATACATCAATAAGACGAAGAATGTACTTCACGATAAGCCCATTTACATCACTGGACAACGTGAAGATGTTCTGATTGAAGCAGCTCTTCAATACACCGATTCTTACTCCGAAAACATCCACACATTCGTTAATAATATTAATACGATCGAAGGTGGAACGCATCTCATCGGATTCAGATCAGCGCTGACTAGGACGATGAACGACTACGCGAGAAAATACAATTTTTTGAAAGAAGGAGACGAAAGTCTCAGTGGCGATGATGTCCGGGAGGGATTGACGGCGATTCTCAGCATCAAGATGCCCGAGCCACAATTTGAAGGGCAAACGAAGACAAAACTCGGAAACAGCGAGATCAGAGGTCTCGTCGATTCGATGATTTACGAGAAATTATATCAATTCCTTGAAGAGAATCCGAAGGTCGCGGAGGCCTGCATCAAGAGGGCAATTCTTGCGGCTCAGGCAAGGGAAGCCGCGAGGAAGGCAAGAGAGCTGACGAGAAGAAAGGGATTTTTTGAATCGACGAGTCTTCCCGGCAAATTAGCGGATTGTACGGAAAAGGATCCAGCTAAATCAGAGTTGTTCATCGTTGAGGGCGATTCGGCTGGTGGTAGCGCAAAACAGGGCCGAAACAGGGAGTTCCAGGCTGTTCTTCCGCTGAGAGGAAAGATCCTCAACGTGGAGAAGGCGCGGATGGACAAGATTCTGAAGAATGTTGAGGTGAGGAATCTCATCACGGCGCTCGGCACTGGTATCAAGGAAGATTTCGATATTAGCAAGGCGCGGTATCACAAAATCATCATCATGACAGATGCCGATGTGGACGGTGCACATATTCGGACTCTCCTCTTGACGCTCTTCTTTAGATATATGAGGCCACTGATCGAAAACGGTTATATTTACATCGCGCAGCCACCACTCTATCGGATTTCGAAAGGAAATGCGGAGATATACGCGTACACAGAAAGAGAAAGAATCAACGCAGTCGAGCGCCTCGGGAAAGGTGTATCGATTCAGAGATATAAAGGTCTCGGTGAAATGAACCCGAAACAGCTCTGGGAAACGACGATGAACCCGGAGACACGTGTGATGAAAATGGTGACAATCGAGGATGCGAGAAGGGCAGATTTGCTCTTCAATATCCTCATGGGTGATGCGGTTCTCCCAAGAAGGGAATTCATTAGTGCCCATGCCAAAGAAGTGGAGAATCTTGACGTATAG
- the gyrA gene encoding DNA gyrase subunit A, whose translation MEDKATRIIQRPIEIEMKKSYIDYAMSVIVGRALPDVRDGLKPVQRRILYAMYDMGLLSNRPHKKSARVVGECFVAGTRVLTDRGLIPIEEIEHGDIVYTHRGRAPVIELYEMPPKPLVRIRLETGAEIVCTPEQPIKILNSSLSYEWKAAKDLTEGDLVVARCIYPENLGYASMRLKDGKQIEINEKIAYLFGYLLMRNSMTREKDHLFLTICDNATQEQLSKALNQISCNGKGTDGTTSSILCHGSLAHISPDVSSSLLQQIVQLIHEKDGIPEPLFHSPRDVLLSLLKGMLDAGLNPLIKSESIRLPFVSRKMAADVQLILHHLGVIASLTPINKQSSERPVERDQTHANSAYAIEVNGLFAERLLKLTGHRRQGRNDTEQSPLTYIKKKVPRTSVDKVAWSSSQIAKFIDQRERCKLDQSLSCKLADQISQFPVSVLSLVDEETDCNLIGDVVGEELPLLGDALQYNLFFIRVNCVESAEPQKTYDLEVAGPHEFVANGIVSHNCLGKYHPHGDMAVYDALVRMAQDFSMRYPLIDGQGNFGSVDGDSAAAMRYTECRLSPIAEEMLADIEKDTVDFVDNFDGSLKEPAVLPGKFPNLIVNGSSGIAVGMATNIPPHNLREVVDAIVHLIDNPSMETQDLMEYIKGPDFPTGGIIYGISGILEAYSTGKGKLKVRARTKVEELENKKRIVITEIPYQVNKSNLIESIAELAKDKRIDGIVDLRDESDREGMRIVIELRKDVMEDIVLNQLFSHTQMEVTFGVINLALVNNEPKVLTLKEALQHFIDYRKSVVIRRTRFELEEAKKRDHILQGLIKAVDALDDTIAMIRAAKTPEEARIALMQRLAITEEQAKAILDIRLQRLTGLEIENLRSEFIEIEKKVRELESILADERKIMDIIKKEMLEIREKHGDERKTEIVHDVLEMDLEDLIPDEEMVIMITHDGYIKRVPLDMYKQQRRGGVGLIGMETKEEDYVTNLFVTSTHNYLMFFTNLGKAYWLKAYQVPVGSRHSKGKPIVNLLPALSEGEKILDTIPIKEFDENHYLVFSTKKGIIKKTPLTAYSHVRSSGIIALGLEPGDELVDTRLTDGTKEIVIATKGGQAVRFNETEVRPMGRPAKGVIGIRLYPGDEVVSMAAVRPDSMLLSITENGYGKLSPVSVYRKTKRGGKGVITIKTGERNGKVVSVLDVAQNDEIIVTSTQGMVIRIPVADIRVMGRATMGVKIMRLREGDKVTAIARLIGEKEEKMVDMAEVTEDKDMIPREPEEEVSDEDFDSIDEF comes from the coding sequence ATGGAAGACAAAGCGACGCGAATTATCCAGCGCCCCATTGAGATCGAGATGAAGAAATCCTACATCGATTACGCGATGAGCGTGATCGTGGGCAGAGCTCTTCCGGACGTCAGGGACGGACTCAAACCAGTTCAAAGAAGGATCCTTTACGCGATGTACGATATGGGGCTCCTTTCGAACAGACCACACAAGAAGAGCGCGCGTGTTGTTGGTGAATGTTTTGTTGCCGGAACGCGGGTGCTGACTGATCGTGGTCTCATCCCGATTGAAGAGATTGAACACGGTGACATTGTTTACACGCACCGCGGACGAGCACCGGTGATCGAGCTATACGAGATGCCTCCGAAACCGCTTGTCAGAATAAGATTGGAAACTGGCGCAGAAATTGTTTGTACACCAGAGCAGCCGATTAAAATTCTCAACTCTTCATTATCTTACGAATGGAAGGCTGCAAAAGATCTTACGGAAGGAGATCTTGTCGTTGCACGGTGCATCTATCCAGAAAATCTTGGTTATGCGAGCATGCGATTGAAAGACGGGAAGCAGATCGAAATCAACGAGAAAATTGCCTATCTTTTCGGTTATCTCCTGATGCGGAACTCGATGACCAGGGAAAAAGATCATCTGTTTTTAACCATTTGTGATAATGCAACTCAAGAACAACTCTCTAAAGCACTGAACCAGATTTCTTGTAACGGAAAAGGTACCGATGGCACGACCTCCTCTATCTTATGTCATGGATCGCTTGCCCATATTTCTCCCGATGTCTCATCTTCACTTCTTCAACAGATCGTTCAATTGATTCATGAAAAAGATGGCATTCCCGAGCCCCTTTTCCACTCGCCTCGTGATGTCTTGCTTTCTCTTTTAAAAGGAATGCTTGATGCTGGTCTCAATCCCCTTATTAAAAGTGAATCAATCCGTTTACCTTTTGTATCGCGAAAAATGGCGGCCGATGTCCAGCTGATTTTACATCATCTGGGCGTAATCGCTTCCCTAACCCCAATTAACAAACAATCCAGCGAAAGGCCAGTTGAGCGTGATCAGACTCACGCCAATTCCGCATATGCAATCGAAGTAAATGGTCTGTTCGCTGAAAGACTTTTAAAACTGACTGGGCATCGACGTCAAGGCAGGAATGACACGGAACAATCGCCTCTTACATATATCAAGAAAAAGGTTCCGAGGACCAGCGTCGATAAGGTAGCGTGGTCTAGCTCTCAGATTGCCAAATTCATCGATCAAAGAGAAAGGTGTAAACTTGATCAATCTCTTTCTTGCAAACTCGCAGATCAAATATCGCAATTCCCAGTATCGGTCTTGTCGTTGGTTGATGAGGAAACAGATTGCAATTTGATCGGCGATGTGGTCGGCGAAGAATTGCCATTGCTGGGGGACGCTCTTCAGTACAACCTCTTCTTCATTCGCGTAAACTGCGTAGAGAGTGCTGAGCCTCAGAAGACATATGACCTCGAGGTCGCAGGACCGCATGAATTTGTTGCAAACGGTATCGTCTCGCACAACTGCCTCGGTAAATATCATCCCCATGGCGACATGGCAGTTTACGATGCCCTTGTGAGAATGGCGCAGGATTTCTCAATGCGGTATCCCTTGATCGATGGTCAGGGTAACTTTGGTAGCGTCGACGGCGATTCAGCGGCGGCGATGAGGTACACCGAGTGCCGTCTCTCGCCGATTGCGGAAGAAATGTTGGCCGATATCGAGAAAGATACGGTCGATTTCGTCGATAATTTTGACGGGAGTTTGAAGGAGCCGGCAGTGCTCCCTGGCAAGTTTCCGAACCTCATCGTCAACGGCTCATCGGGGATCGCCGTTGGCATGGCGACGAATATCCCGCCTCACAATCTCAGGGAAGTCGTCGATGCGATCGTCCATCTGATTGATAACCCATCAATGGAAACGCAGGATCTGATGGAGTACATCAAGGGACCCGATTTCCCGACCGGTGGTATCATCTACGGGATTAGTGGCATCCTCGAAGCGTATTCAACGGGTAAAGGAAAGCTAAAGGTGAGAGCGCGGACGAAGGTTGAAGAGTTAGAGAATAAGAAGAGAATCGTGATCACCGAGATTCCCTATCAGGTCAATAAGTCCAATCTCATCGAATCGATCGCCGAACTCGCCAAAGATAAGAGAATCGATGGCATTGTCGATCTGCGAGATGAATCTGATCGCGAGGGCATGCGGATTGTCATTGAGCTTCGCAAAGATGTGATGGAGGACATCGTCCTCAACCAACTCTTTTCACATACCCAGATGGAAGTGACCTTTGGCGTTATCAACCTCGCACTTGTCAACAACGAGCCGAAAGTTCTTACGTTAAAAGAAGCGCTCCAGCATTTCATCGACTACCGGAAGAGCGTCGTGATCAGGAGAACGCGGTTTGAGCTTGAAGAGGCGAAGAAGCGCGATCACATTCTGCAAGGTCTCATCAAAGCGGTCGACGCGCTCGATGATACAATCGCGATGATCAGGGCGGCGAAGACGCCTGAGGAGGCGAGGATCGCACTCATGCAGCGTCTGGCAATCACGGAAGAACAGGCTAAGGCGATTCTTGACATCAGATTACAACGCCTGACAGGTCTGGAAATCGAAAATCTGCGCAGCGAGTTCATCGAGATCGAGAAGAAAGTGCGGGAACTAGAAAGTATTCTGGCGGATGAAAGAAAGATCATGGATATTATCAAGAAAGAGATGCTCGAGATCAGAGAAAAACACGGTGATGAAAGGAAAACAGAAATCGTTCACGACGTGCTGGAAATGGATCTCGAAGATCTCATTCCGGATGAAGAAATGGTCATCATGATCACGCATGACGGCTACATCAAGAGGGTGCCCCTTGATATGTACAAGCAGCAGAGGAGGGGGGGGGTCGGCCTGATCGGGATGGAGACGAAGGAGGAGGACTACGTGACAAATCTCTTTGTCACATCTACGCACAACTACCTGATGTTTTTCACGAATTTGGGAAAAGCTTACTGGCTGAAGGCTTACCAAGTGCCGGTCGGCAGTCGACACTCGAAAGGGAAACCGATCGTTAACCTCTTACCAGCGCTCTCGGAGGGGGAGAAGATTTTGGACACGATCCCCATCAAGGAATTTGACGAAAATCATTACCTTGTTTTTTCGACGAAAAAAGGTATCATCAAGAAAACACCTCTCACCGCTTATTCCCATGTGCGATCGTCTGGTATCATCGCTCTAGGCCTCGAACCTGGCGACGAGCTCGTCGACACGAGACTGACGGATGGCACGAAGGAAATCGTCATCGCAACGAAGGGAGGCCAAGCAGTCAGATTCAACGAAACAGAAGTCAGGCCGATGGGAAGACCTGCAAAAGGTGTCATCGGGATCAGACTCTACCCTGGCGACGAGGTCGTCAGCATGGCGGCAGTGAGGCCAGACTCGATGCTTCTTTCGATCACCGAAAACGGTTATGGCAAGTTGTCGCCAGTGTCTGTATACAGGAAGACGAAGAGAGGGGGTAAAGGCGTCATTACGATTAAAACTGGAGAAAGAAATGGCAAAGTCGTTTCAGTTCTCGATGTCGCTCAAAACGACGAAATCATTGTGACCAGCACGCAAGGCATGGTGATCAGGATTCCCGTTGCTGACATCAGGGTCATGGGAAGGGCGACAATGGGCGTGAAAATCATGCGGCTCCGCGAGGGCGACAAGGTTACAGCCATCGCGCGCCTGATCGGTGAGAAGGAAGAGAAAATGGTCGACATGGCGGAAGTGACCGAGGACAAAGATATGATCCCGCGGGAACCAGAGGAAGAGGTCTCTGACGAGGATTTCGATTCTATCGATGAGTTCTGA
- a CDS encoding signal transduction protein gives MFKNSIQGLEKVFRTDIESPKVVLVTGPPGSLKTSFTYSLISTYLEKTGEYGLYVTLEESAESHVKNMRSLGIKIASNLEISDFTDLRELDEIIESEAPTDYLHFVEQVIGYFKKKHQDKFTVFALDSLGALYSLMDDMRGMRKKMFYFFKTLRDFNLISFIIMERSQGGSVDFVGNEVFLADGIIELGLDRTRGKLVRFIRVEKMRACEHSMEKHTIEIGSNGLMVLGPTLA, from the coding sequence ATGTTCAAGAATTCGATACAGGGGCTCGAAAAGGTCTTTCGGACAGATATCGAGTCGCCGAAGGTCGTACTCGTCACAGGACCGCCGGGCTCTCTTAAGACGAGTTTCACATATTCCCTGATTTCCACATATCTCGAAAAGACAGGCGAATATGGATTGTATGTAACGCTTGAGGAATCGGCGGAAAGTCACGTTAAGAATATGAGAAGTCTGGGAATTAAGATAGCGTCAAATCTTGAGATATCCGACTTTACAGACCTCAGAGAACTCGATGAAATCATTGAATCCGAAGCGCCGACAGATTATCTTCACTTTGTTGAGCAAGTCATCGGATACTTCAAGAAAAAACATCAGGACAAGTTCACGGTCTTCGCCCTCGATTCGCTAGGTGCTCTCTACTCGCTTATGGATGATATGAGAGGAATGCGAAAGAAGATGTTCTATTTCTTCAAGACGCTGCGCGATTTTAATCTCATCTCTTTCATCATTATGGAACGTTCCCAAGGAGGATCGGTCGATTTCGTTGGCAACGAGGTTTTCCTTGCGGATGGAATCATTGAGTTAGGTCTCGATCGGACACGCGGCAAACTTGTCCGATTTATCCGAGTTGAGAAAATGAGGGCTTGTGAGCACAGTATGGAAAAGCATACGATTGAGATTGGAAGCAACGGTCTCATGGTTCTTGGCCCTACATTGGCGTAG